The DNA sequence GGGAACAATCTCATATATTTCCCTGACAGCCtggacaacaaaaaaaaaaacttatttatTTGGCATGTACTGTGTACCAAGTACATTGGAGAAAATGTTTCGAATAATCAATGGATTTAAActgaaaagaataaagaaaggTAACAGATAACCATACCATAGAAGCATGGGAAAGAGAGGTGACAAACCAAAAAGATTTTAGCCATTTATTCAGGTAGAATGCATGTGTTTTCTTATCGCCTCAATGACATGGTATATGGGGCAAACCTATTGGACTCTGGTAGGACCATAATACCAATTTGGAGTTCCTACTTTAGAGTAAACTTAAGCACATCAAAACAAACATTCAAATAACATTTAAAAACTGAAATGGACATGCATGGATCAGTCATTTGCCTCACTATAGGTTAGCCGCATAGGCATGTTCTCAATGATAACATACACACAAGGGATAAATGACTAAGGTTGATTTACTAGTAAAGAAACCATCTATCTTTAAAACATATGATCATAGCTTTGTTTAATCAACAACACTGGAACTACATGGGGGAGGATGGAGTGGGGGCACTTAAAATATCTTTGATATTATGTAGAAACTTTACCTGAAGAGTGTGAAGCTGATCTGAGTTTGAAATTCTCAAAACACCTTTACAACGGTAGACATCCATGCAATACTTTTTTTCCCAAAGAATATCCTCAAGCCACAGACGGACCTTCACTTGCAAACACAGAATCTCAGATACACAACAGATTTCAAGATATAATGGCCCCATCGACTAgcattatttttcagaaataagtctTTTTATTCTAGAGAAAAGTAAGTAAGAAAAAAATTCCCTGAAAATAAGTACTTAATTTTACCGAATAAAAGAATGTCAAACACCCGCCAAGTACTTAATTCTAGAAATAGAAAATGTAATTATGTACTTTTTCCCAGATATAAGTACTTCCTGCCTAATGAGTGTGTAAACCCTTAATATAGGCAATTGAAAATATTGGCAAAAGGTGTGTTATGTGTAAATGAAAAAGATTATGCATTCTGGATAGTGGATAGGCAGTGATGCAACAAAAGTACAAATCTCATTATTACCTTAATGGGCAAATTAATTTATAGGTCCTtgaactattgacgttttattgtctaggtccctgaactaaagattccgtatttcaggtcacttaacttttctattttctgatctaagtccttccgtcaaaaagattctaacggtgttaactagggttcttgagtttcatacagatcaaagcaattttgaaggtgttagtgatatccaaactcaaagttcaaatagtcaaattgaagcttgaatcactagcgacactcatatgacaacaattttcacaaattagatttaattttaaaaaaccccaaatttgaccataaatttagggttctttatcgaatttagtgacctaaatttataaaattttaaattgaacataatttttgaaaattggtgACATATGAGTGTCGCCAGCGACTcaagcttcaatttgactacttgaactttgaatttggatatcactaacaccttcaaaattgctttgatctgtatgaaactcaagaaccctagttaacactgttagaatctttttgacggaaggacttagatcagaaaacaaaaaagttaagtgacctgaaatacggaatctttagttcagggacctagacaataaaacgtcaatagttGAGGGACCTCCAATTTAATTTTCCCTACCTTAATTGATTCTGCCCAAAAGCTTAAATGAAAAGTTTATACATACATAGTTATTAAATGTACAGTATCTTTAAAACCATTCCTTGCCCTAAGATATTTCTAATGAAAAGAAAGAGAGTGTAATTTATACAGATGAACATGCTCTCAACATGATATGGGCAGCACTCTATATACATGAGACACAATCAAAAATATCCTCACAACCTTAATCTTAAAGAAAATCATGTTTTGAAATTTCTACCAGTGTTATCTGAATATGACTACAATAACTATGATTGAAGATACCCTTAAGAAATTGAACACCAGTGATAAAACTGTCACTAAAATTATTGCTACTAGCCATTTCCAGTGACATGCAGAAGTTAAAATCAATTTACTAGTACCTTGTCTAAGTCAATCTCATGAGGTTCACATATGCACAAGGTTCTCACACCACTATCATGTAGATCTTTGGTGGTTAGAGATTTATGTTCTTCCAATAGGGCTTCCAAATGAGTAGCATGCTGGAGAAGATCAGAATACTATCTTGTGTTATATCACCCAAAACACCTTAATAGAATAACACAGAACAAAGAATATTTACAAGTCATACTCACCGAAGCATCATAGGCATGACAGTCTAAGATATTCGACAAATCAACTTGACATCTGACTGACCGAATTATATGAGCTAGAGAATTAATGGTATGTATCTCTTTCTCCAGTTCATCTAAAACACATTCTGAACCATCTGGAGAGACCAAATCAACCTTGTTTAGAATTACAACATCCTACAGCAGATTGGCAACAATTATGAGAATATGAAATGAACAAAACCCATTAAAGATCCTTTTATACATGACGAGGTTAGCAATAAGCAGGGGTTGATCACAAAAGTTTACTATAGTATTGAACATGACATATTTTGCTAAGCAATATCCACAAATTACTAATGAGAACCAAATAATAAGACATTACCGCAAAAACAATTTGCAAAAATGCTTCAGGAAAGGAGGACGAGTCACTATTTCTTTGGAGCTGATAACGAAGGTTTTGGGCATCTACAACCTACTCACAATTTAATTAGggggaaaaaaaaatcagaagccTGACAAACTACAAAAAGATATATAGCACAACTGAAAACATATTGTCCTATGCACCAATAGACAATTGACCGCAATTAACAGAACTATTTATAATGGCAGATGAGCTTATATACTCACAGTGATGATAGAGTCAAGCTTAACTGCTGATTCCAGCTGATCATCTAGCCAGAGAACAGATGCAAGAGGAGCAGGGTTTGCCAACCCAGTGGTTTCTAGCAATATATGATCAAGTCTACAGAAGAAGATAATTCATAAAACTACTAATTCTTATAATCTTGTCTGAATACTAATATGCATAACTAAAAACGTGCAGAGAAAATCATATACAACATATTGCAGCTATAATCCTCAAAGAACACTGAAAATGAACACTTACAAGTGTGCAAAATGTCTTATATAGTACTTACATTTCTTATGTACGCATTCTTTGAAAATTGTATCAAATGCCAAAATTTTAGAGATTAGGAATTCATATTTTCTTCATATAGCTAAATAGTAGGCGCTTTTAGTAAAATTAAAGgcttaaaaaataaatccaatTCTCTAACAAACGAGGGCATGACATAATTACAAGCTATAATACAGTATCAGTTAGATTCGGgctttgtttattaatttattttttttaaaaaaagaggaCCTCTTTTGAGTCAGAACCGTACAAAACCTCTAATACAGTTTTCCTATccttatcagagtttaacattGGCAATATGTCACTAATCACACACAAATATCTGCAGGTAATGTAAGATTTACGCCCTGTCAAGTTGGTTCGGAGCAGTATATAACATTTCAAGTAAATACGAGAAATGATTCAAAGGGCAACCTTTCTTTTCTGTCAACAAGCTGCTCCAAAGCTTGAACAAGACTATGTTTAACAGTACAACAGATGCAGCCATTAGCTAACTCGACCCATTCTTCGACAAGTGCACCACCATCTCCTTGATTAATCATCGCCCTTTCCACTCCAATCTCCTCTCCAAACTCGTTTAATATCACAGCAATTCTCTTCCCATGTTGGGTGTTTAATATATAGTTAACTAACTGCAGTAATCATAACAATTATAAGCATCTTCATGATTACAGAAATTATGAGAATACATATCTGGGTGTGTGGGTGTATGCTTACGGTGGATTTTCCGGCGCCGAGATAGCCGGTGATGACGGTGACGCCGACGGTGGAGTGGTGGGAGAGGGGGGTTTGGTTGATTTGGATGGCAAGTGGAGGCTCTTCGTCTTCTTCCTCCATTTTCATAGACTCTGCTGTATTGGGCTTTTGGACTGCTCTTTTGCGGATTCAAACCTAAAAAACAAAGTAATTACAAGACATATATGGGTGTTTGGACGGG is a window from the Daucus carota subsp. sativus chromosome 8, DH1 v3.0, whole genome shotgun sequence genome containing:
- the LOC108197055 gene encoding uncharacterized protein LOC108197055: MKMEEEDEEPPLAIQINQTPLSHHSTVGVTVITGYLGAGKSTLVNYILNTQHGKRIAVILNEFGEEIGVERAMINQGDGGALVEEWVELANGCICCTVKHSLVQALEQLVDRKERLDHILLETTGLANPAPLASVLWLDDQLESAVKLDSIITVVDAQNLRYQLQRNSDSSSFPEAFLQIVFADVVILNKVDLVSPDGSECVLDELEKEIHTINSLAHIIRSVRCQVDLSNILDCHAYDASHATHLEALLEEHKSLTTKDLHDSGVRTLCICEPHEIDLDKVRLWLEDILWEKKYCMDVYRCKGVLRISNSDQLHTLQAVREIYEIVPARNWRSEEIQMNKIVFIGHSLNEEILLKSFRDCTLATS